Proteins from one Deinococcus sp. AB2017081 genomic window:
- a CDS encoding ABC transporter ATP-binding protein: MTGTDLRFEDIGVRYGTREILRGVSAHVPPGGILALLGRSGSGKSTLLNVAAGLAEPSRGRVVTAAPPRVGYVFQDARLLPWLTLEQNLALVCPPEFRADIPATLALVGLAGRDRDRPGQLSLGMAQRAAVARALVVRPDLLLLDEPCGALDELTAAELRAELGDLLRRRPATTLLVTHHPGEAVQLADRVLVLGGAPTGVAGTLDIDLPRPRDPDDPATLPLLREVRGLLRRADAPAGVGA; the protein is encoded by the coding sequence ATGACCGGCACCGACCTGCGCTTCGAGGACATCGGCGTGCGCTACGGCACCCGCGAGATCCTGCGCGGCGTGAGTGCCCACGTCCCTCCCGGCGGCATCCTGGCGCTGCTGGGCCGCAGCGGGAGCGGCAAGAGCACGCTGCTGAACGTGGCGGCGGGCCTGGCCGAGCCCAGCCGTGGCCGGGTCGTGACCGCTGCGCCGCCCCGTGTGGGGTACGTGTTCCAAGATGCCCGGCTGCTGCCGTGGCTCACGCTGGAACAGAACCTCGCGCTGGTGTGCCCGCCCGAGTTCCGCGCCGACATTCCGGCCACGCTGGCCCTGGTGGGACTGGCCGGGCGCGACCGCGACCGCCCCGGTCAGCTGTCGCTGGGCATGGCGCAGCGGGCGGCGGTGGCCCGTGCCCTGGTCGTGCGTCCGGATCTGCTGCTGCTCGACGAGCCCTGCGGGGCACTGGACGAACTGACGGCCGCCGAACTCCGCGCCGAGCTGGGCGACCTGCTGCGCCGCCGGCCCGCGACCACCCTGCTCGTGACCCACCATCCGGGCGAGGCGGTGCAACTGGCCGACCGCGTGCTGGTGCTGGGCGGCGCCCCCACGGGCGTGGCCGGCACGCTCGACATCGACCTGCCCCGCCCCCGCGATCCCGACGATCCCGCGACCCTGCCGCTGCTGCGTGAGGTGCGCGGCCTGCTGCGCCGCGCCGACGCTCCGGCCGGGGTGGGGGCATGA
- a CDS encoding AAA family ATPase yields the protein MTDSTAALPPTTATHLNRLDALLAALHRAREAISAVVVGQERVVDQVLVALLSGGHVLLEGAPGMGKTLLVRTIADAFGLDLGRVQFTPDLMPADITGTLVLAPQEGGAAALTFMPGPIFAQLLLADEVNRATPKTQSALLEAMQEGTVTVAGTVRALPRPFFVLATQNPIEQEGTYLLPEAQMDRFFFRVDVPFPDAGTLERIVAQTTGLRQEQAPQCLTPAELLEAQQIVRAMPVSPDVVQAVSRVVVSTQPSRPESGAEVRRYVRFGVSPRGAQTLVLAAKAQAMLTGRAHVAPEDIRAVLLPALRHRLQLNFEGVADGIDRDALLLRLLDAQGL from the coding sequence ATGACCGACTCGACCGCCGCCCTGCCCCCCACCACCGCCACCCACCTGAACCGTCTGGACGCGCTGCTGGCTGCGCTGCACCGTGCCCGCGAGGCAATCAGCGCCGTCGTGGTCGGCCAGGAGCGGGTGGTGGATCAGGTGCTCGTGGCCCTGCTCTCGGGCGGGCACGTGCTGCTGGAGGGGGCTCCGGGCATGGGCAAGACCCTGCTGGTGCGCACGATCGCCGACGCCTTCGGGCTGGATCTGGGCCGCGTGCAGTTCACGCCGGATCTCATGCCCGCCGACATCACCGGCACGCTGGTGCTCGCCCCGCAGGAGGGCGGCGCCGCGGCGCTGACCTTCATGCCCGGCCCGATCTTCGCGCAGCTGTTGCTGGCCGACGAGGTGAACCGTGCCACCCCCAAGACCCAGTCGGCGCTGCTGGAGGCCATGCAGGAAGGCACCGTGACGGTCGCCGGCACCGTGCGGGCCCTGCCCCGGCCCTTCTTCGTGCTCGCCACCCAGAACCCCATCGAGCAGGAGGGCACCTACCTGCTGCCCGAGGCGCAGATGGACCGCTTCTTCTTCCGGGTGGACGTGCCGTTCCCGGATGCCGGGACGCTGGAGCGCATCGTGGCGCAGACGACCGGGCTGCGCCAGGAACAGGCCCCGCAGTGCCTCACGCCCGCTGAGTTGCTGGAGGCTCAGCAGATCGTGCGGGCCATGCCGGTGTCGCCGGACGTGGTGCAGGCCGTGTCGCGCGTGGTCGTGTCCACCCAGCCGTCCCGCCCCGAGAGCGGCGCGGAGGTGCGGAGGTACGTGCGCTTCGGGGTCTCGCCGCGCGGCGCCCAGACGCTGGTGCTGGCCGCCAAGGCCCAGGCCATGCTGACGGGCCGCGCCCACGTGGCCCCGGAAGACATCCGCGCCGTGCTGCTGCCCGCGCTGCGTCACCGCCTGCAGCTGAACTTCGAGGGCGTGGCCGACGGCATCGACCGTGACGCCCTGCTGCTCCGACTGCTGGACGCCCAGGGGCTGTGA